In Leptospiraceae bacterium, a single window of DNA contains:
- a CDS encoding N-6 DNA methylase, with amino-acid sequence MFTKEESRKKIQELTESFEGKIDFIKTSGDYKEAQIEDEFIKPLFRYLNWNISNEGIQNPSEREFIVQAKGRNGKEPDYLLQLDQKPKFYVEAKHTKYDLQKRTDYIWQAYSYSYSTQSLSASKKVDFALLTDFEEFRFFDCTFPVKDNSILNNYCVIDWTYKDYITKFDELWDYFEKENVRKDSFAGGATSRPTLYLNEKKIKANRIPPDKAFLNDLDNEESGWRITLAKDIKKYQPEFSSEFITQSVQLILDRFIFIKVLSDREIEEEIIKQIVNRIQKEETSAHSVFEECKDIFHDLDKTYNGSIFAERAELDSVKVGNKTLVGILKDFLPENSRYNFKVIPVEILGTIYEQFLGKVVTTTDKRAKIEYKPEVRKAGGVYYTPDYIVNYIVEKTVGEKLKECKTIDDLLEIKICDPACGSGSFLIAAYDALIQWTISYYKNKKLTREEQKTVYTDSNGDIRLTSKIKRDILRSCIYGVDIDAQAVEVTKMSLSLKALENTTHYEVHQEVTLFHVCVLPPLEGNIMCGNSLVETDFYEERLLLSDYEEKQINAFSWSNSFSDIFKKGKFDCIIGNPPYGAAINDKIEKYLMEKFSKTYEYQVNSFVLFIEQGFNILKNNGKLGLIIPGVLLTQHYFSKVRHFLLSNFQLNYIALCRYKVFEQAETAETISFAFSKNTSLNNINYFIANNYNEFGDNEYITVSQQKFFEANRYEMNLLSSSKKEINLKKKPVILLSEIAIPIMGIKPYQVGKGSPKQTRKTVDERIFDASKQKNKTYKQYIIGKDITRYKIEPKEIRYISYGVHLAEPRQTAPFEDNEKIVIRQTADKIIAALDTNKYYNLNNVYNIALKDKAYDLKYLLGLLNSKLFIYHYRSIVPEEGRVFAEIKKVNLEKLYIRSIDFKKKEEEILYKDLVANVDLLINEKMKVTQTTSDSTRIEQKITHLDNKIDSLVYQLYDLTPEEINIVEGDNG; translated from the coding sequence ATGTTTACTAAAGAAGAGTCAAGAAAAAAAATTCAAGAATTAACAGAAAGTTTTGAAGGAAAAATAGATTTTATTAAAACTTCCGGAGATTATAAAGAAGCACAAATTGAAGATGAATTTATTAAACCTCTTTTTAGATATTTAAACTGGAACATATCAAACGAAGGAATTCAAAATCCAAGTGAAAGAGAATTTATTGTTCAGGCAAAAGGAAGAAATGGGAAAGAGCCGGATTATCTTTTACAGTTAGACCAGAAACCTAAATTCTATGTGGAAGCAAAGCATACCAAGTATGATCTTCAAAAAAGAACAGACTATATTTGGCAAGCATACTCTTATTCATACTCAACACAATCTCTATCTGCTTCTAAGAAAGTAGACTTCGCGTTATTAACCGATTTCGAAGAATTTCGTTTCTTTGATTGTACGTTTCCAGTAAAAGATAATTCTATTTTAAATAACTACTGTGTGATTGATTGGACATATAAAGATTATATCACTAAATTCGATGAGCTCTGGGATTACTTCGAAAAAGAAAATGTTCGCAAGGATTCATTCGCAGGAGGAGCCACATCTCGACCTACGCTCTACTTAAACGAAAAAAAGATAAAGGCTAACCGTATTCCGCCAGACAAAGCATTCTTGAATGACTTGGACAATGAAGAGTCAGGATGGCGGATAACGCTTGCAAAAGATATAAAAAAATATCAACCTGAATTTAGTTCAGAATTTATTACTCAATCCGTTCAATTGATTTTAGATAGATTTATTTTTATCAAAGTTTTATCGGATAGAGAGATTGAAGAAGAAATTATAAAGCAAATCGTAAATAGAATTCAAAAAGAAGAAACTTCCGCGCATTCTGTATTCGAAGAATGCAAAGATATTTTTCATGACCTAGATAAGACTTACAATGGAAGTATATTTGCAGAGAGAGCAGAACTTGACAGCGTAAAAGTAGGCAATAAAACACTAGTTGGAATTCTAAAAGATTTTCTTCCTGAAAATTCTCGTTATAATTTCAAAGTCATTCCAGTTGAAATACTCGGAACGATTTACGAACAATTCTTAGGAAAAGTTGTAACGACTACAGACAAACGGGCGAAGATTGAATACAAACCCGAAGTCCGCAAAGCGGGTGGTGTGTATTATACGCCCGACTATATTGTAAACTACATCGTAGAAAAAACTGTCGGCGAAAAATTAAAAGAATGCAAGACCATCGACGACCTACTCGAAATCAAAATCTGTGACCCCGCTTGTGGTTCTGGTTCTTTTTTAATAGCGGCTTACGACGCCTTGATTCAATGGACAATCAGTTATTACAAAAATAAAAAATTAACCCGCGAAGAACAAAAGACAGTCTACACCGATTCCAATGGAGACATTCGCCTAACGTCCAAAATCAAACGCGATATTCTCCGCTCTTGCATCTATGGCGTTGATATTGACGCACAAGCTGTTGAAGTGACTAAGATGAGTTTGTCGCTGAAAGCACTTGAGAATACTACTCATTATGAAGTGCATCAGGAAGTCACTCTTTTTCATGTTTGTGTTCTGCCTCCGCTTGAGGGAAATATTATGTGCGGGAATAGTCTTGTGGAAACGGATTTTTATGAGGAAAGACTTCTGCTTTCTGATTATGAAGAAAAACAAATAAATGCTTTTAGTTGGAGTAACAGTTTTTCAGATATTTTTAAGAAAGGAAAATTTGATTGTATCATAGGCAATCCTCCGTATGGCGCAGCAATTAATGATAAAATCGAAAAGTATTTAATGGAAAAATTTTCTAAGACTTACGAGTATCAAGTAAATAGTTTTGTCCTCTTTATCGAGCAAGGATTTAATATTCTTAAAAATAATGGGAAGCTAGGATTAATTATTCCAGGTGTATTATTGACCCAACATTATTTTTCAAAAGTAAGGCATTTTCTTTTAAGTAATTTTCAGTTAAATTATATTGCACTGTGTAGATATAAAGTTTTCGAACAAGCTGAAACAGCCGAGACTATCTCCTTTGCATTTTCGAAGAATACTTCCCTAAATAATATAAACTATTTCATTGCAAATAACTATAACGAATTTGGAGACAATGAGTATATTACTGTTAGCCAGCAAAAATTTTTTGAGGCTAACAGATATGAAATGAACTTATTATCTTCTTCTAAGAAAGAAATTAATCTAAAAAAGAAACCTGTAATTTTACTAAGCGAGATTGCAATTCCTATCATGGGCATTAAACCTTATCAAGTTGGTAAAGGTTCTCCTAAACAAACAAGAAAGACGGTAGATGAGCGAATCTTTGATGCAAGCAAACAAAAAAATAAAACTTATAAGCAATACATCATTGGTAAAGATATTACGAGATATAAAATAGAACCGAAAGAGATTCGGTATATATCATATGGAGTTCATCTTGCAGAACCTCGTCAAACGGCACCGTTTGAGGATAATGAAAAAATTGTGATTAGGCAAACTGCTGATAAAATAATTGCCGCTCTTGATACTAACAAATATTATAACTTGAATAATGTTTATAATATTGCATTGAAAGATAAAGCCTACGATTTGAAATATTTATTAGGACTTCTAAATTCAAAACTTTTTATTTATCACTATAGGTCAATTGTTCCAGAAGAAGGAAGAGTCTTTGCAGAAATAAAAAAAGTTAATTTAGAAAAACTATATATTAGAAGTATTGACTTTAAGAAAAAAGAAGAAGAGATTTTATATAAGGATTTAGTAGCTAATGTAGATTTGCTTATAAACGAAAAGATGAAAGTTACGCAGACTACATCTGATTCTACTAGAATTGAACAAAAAATAACTCATCTCGATAACAAAATTGATTCTCTCGTATATCAACTCTATGACCTCACTCCAGAAGAAATTAACATTGTGGAAGGGGATAATGGATAA